A window of Hevea brasiliensis isolate MT/VB/25A 57/8 chromosome 14, ASM3005281v1, whole genome shotgun sequence contains these coding sequences:
- the LOC110646602 gene encoding hevamine-A-like isoform X2, which translates to MVYPLTKFHSSFLQHTSFAAIYWGQNVNEGTLAETCATGNYEFVNIAFLPTFGNGTTPMINLAGHCDPYSNGCTGLSSDIKSCQAKGIKVMLSIGGGFVNYHLTSVEDARHVATYLWNNFLRGESSSRPLGPAVLDGIDFVIAGGTNQHWDDLARFLSAYSRKGKKVCLTAAPQCPFPDVWVGNALRTGLFDYVWVQFYNNPPCQCSSESITNLEEAWKQWTSSIPANKIFLGLPAAPEAAIGGFIPATDLTSKVLVAIKGSAKYGGVMLWSRFYDQVGYSKAIKGSV; encoded by the exons ATGGTCTATCCTCTCACCAAGTTTCACTCATCCTTTCTCCAACACACCAGTTTTGCAG CAATCTACTGGGGCCAGAATGTAAATGAGGGGACCTTAGCCGAGACTTGTGCCACAGGAAATTATGAATTTGTAAATATAGCTTTCCTGCCTACTTTTGGCAATGGTACGACTCCTATGATCAACCTCGCTGGCCATTGTGATCCATACAGCAATGGTTGCACAGGCTTAAGCTCTGACATTAAATCATGTCAAGCCAAAGGCATCAAGGTGATGCTTTCTATCGGTGGAGGATTTGTGAATTACCATCTTACATCTGTGGAGGATGCCAGGCATGTTGCTACTTATCTTTGGAATAACTTTTTACGTGGTGAATCTTCTTCTCGCCCACTTGGACCAGCTGTTCTAGATGGGATTGATTTCGTCATTGCAGGAGGAACAAACCAACACTGGGATGATCTGGCAAGGTTCCTTTCAGCATATAGCAGGAAAGGTAAAAAAGTATGCTTAACTGCAGCTCCCCAGTGCCCATTTCCTGATGTTTGGGTAGGAAATGCCCTTAGGACAGGTCTTTTTGACTATGTTTGGGTTCAATTCTATAACAATCCTCCCTGCCAATGCTCCTCTGAAAGCATTACCAATCTTGAAGAGGCATGGAAGCAATGGACTTCAAGTATTCCTGCTAACAAGATTTTCTTGGGATTACCCGCTGCTCCTGAGGCAGCTATAGGTGGGTTCATCCCTGCAACTGATCTCACTTCAAAAGTTCTTGTTGCTATCAAGGGTTCTGCTAAGTATGGAGGAGTTATGCTGTGGTCGAGGTTTTATGATCAAGTTGGTTATAGCAAGGCCATCAAGGGCTCTGTCTAA
- the LOC110646602 gene encoding hevamine-A-like isoform X1 — protein sequence MASSSSISVLFFLSVILTLILGSDAGGIAIYWGQNVNEGTLAETCATGNYEFVNIAFLPTFGNGTTPMINLAGHCDPYSNGCTGLSSDIKSCQAKGIKVMLSIGGGFVNYHLTSVEDARHVATYLWNNFLRGESSSRPLGPAVLDGIDFVIAGGTNQHWDDLARFLSAYSRKGKKVCLTAAPQCPFPDVWVGNALRTGLFDYVWVQFYNNPPCQCSSESITNLEEAWKQWTSSIPANKIFLGLPAAPEAAIGGFIPATDLTSKVLVAIKGSAKYGGVMLWSRFYDQVGYSKAIKGSV from the coding sequence ATGGCATCAAGTTCATCAATCTCAGTGTTATTCTTCTTATCAGTAATTCTAACACTAATTTTGGGTTCTGATGCTGGTGGAATAGCAATCTACTGGGGCCAGAATGTAAATGAGGGGACCTTAGCCGAGACTTGTGCCACAGGAAATTATGAATTTGTAAATATAGCTTTCCTGCCTACTTTTGGCAATGGTACGACTCCTATGATCAACCTCGCTGGCCATTGTGATCCATACAGCAATGGTTGCACAGGCTTAAGCTCTGACATTAAATCATGTCAAGCCAAAGGCATCAAGGTGATGCTTTCTATCGGTGGAGGATTTGTGAATTACCATCTTACATCTGTGGAGGATGCCAGGCATGTTGCTACTTATCTTTGGAATAACTTTTTACGTGGTGAATCTTCTTCTCGCCCACTTGGACCAGCTGTTCTAGATGGGATTGATTTCGTCATTGCAGGAGGAACAAACCAACACTGGGATGATCTGGCAAGGTTCCTTTCAGCATATAGCAGGAAAGGTAAAAAAGTATGCTTAACTGCAGCTCCCCAGTGCCCATTTCCTGATGTTTGGGTAGGAAATGCCCTTAGGACAGGTCTTTTTGACTATGTTTGGGTTCAATTCTATAACAATCCTCCCTGCCAATGCTCCTCTGAAAGCATTACCAATCTTGAAGAGGCATGGAAGCAATGGACTTCAAGTATTCCTGCTAACAAGATTTTCTTGGGATTACCCGCTGCTCCTGAGGCAGCTATAGGTGGGTTCATCCCTGCAACTGATCTCACTTCAAAAGTTCTTGTTGCTATCAAGGGTTCTGCTAAGTATGGAGGAGTTATGCTGTGGTCGAGGTTTTATGATCAAGTTGGTTATAGCAAGGCCATCAAGGGCTCTGTCTAA
- the LOC110646602 gene encoding hevamine-A-like isoform X3, with product MINLAGHCDPYSNGCTGLSSDIKSCQAKGIKVMLSIGGGFVNYHLTSVEDARHVATYLWNNFLRGESSSRPLGPAVLDGIDFVIAGGTNQHWDDLARFLSAYSRKGKKVCLTAAPQCPFPDVWVGNALRTGLFDYVWVQFYNNPPCQCSSESITNLEEAWKQWTSSIPANKIFLGLPAAPEAAIGGFIPATDLTSKVLVAIKGSAKYGGVMLWSRFYDQVGYSKAIKGSV from the coding sequence ATGATCAACCTCGCTGGCCATTGTGATCCATACAGCAATGGTTGCACAGGCTTAAGCTCTGACATTAAATCATGTCAAGCCAAAGGCATCAAGGTGATGCTTTCTATCGGTGGAGGATTTGTGAATTACCATCTTACATCTGTGGAGGATGCCAGGCATGTTGCTACTTATCTTTGGAATAACTTTTTACGTGGTGAATCTTCTTCTCGCCCACTTGGACCAGCTGTTCTAGATGGGATTGATTTCGTCATTGCAGGAGGAACAAACCAACACTGGGATGATCTGGCAAGGTTCCTTTCAGCATATAGCAGGAAAGGTAAAAAAGTATGCTTAACTGCAGCTCCCCAGTGCCCATTTCCTGATGTTTGGGTAGGAAATGCCCTTAGGACAGGTCTTTTTGACTATGTTTGGGTTCAATTCTATAACAATCCTCCCTGCCAATGCTCCTCTGAAAGCATTACCAATCTTGAAGAGGCATGGAAGCAATGGACTTCAAGTATTCCTGCTAACAAGATTTTCTTGGGATTACCCGCTGCTCCTGAGGCAGCTATAGGTGGGTTCATCCCTGCAACTGATCTCACTTCAAAAGTTCTTGTTGCTATCAAGGGTTCTGCTAAGTATGGAGGAGTTATGCTGTGGTCGAGGTTTTATGATCAAGTTGGTTATAGCAAGGCCATCAAGGGCTCTGTCTAA